One Malus domestica chromosome 11, GDT2T_hap1 genomic region harbors:
- the LOC103447289 gene encoding probable protein phosphatase 2C 26, producing MAVPIFRASIPKSHPLIHSISSALSLTDETWKKKRLLSCSAASSELKPFRPELCFSVGTYLIPHPNKVEKGGEDAFFVSSYNGGVLAVADGVSGWAEQDVDPSLFPKELMTNASNFVGDVEVNNDPRILIGKAHAYTSSIGSATVMIAMLERDGILKIANVGDCGLRVIREGKIKFSTSPQEHYFDCPYQLSSEIVGQTYQDAMVSNVEMMEGDTIVMGSDGLFDNVFDHEIVSTVAGYRDVAETAKVLANLANNHSLDSNFDSPYSMEARSKGFEPPLWKKILGMKLTGGKPDDITVIVGQVVSL from the exons ATGGCAGTTCCCATATTCCGGGCCTCAATTCCGAAGTCTCACCCGCTTATTCACTCCATTTCCTCTGCTCTATCACTCACTGATGAAActtggaagaagaaaagattgctatcCTGCTCAGCTGCTTCGTCGGAACTCAAACCATTTCG GCCAGAGCTGTGTTTCTCTGTTGGAACTTATCTTATTCCACATCCCAACAAG GTTGAAAAAGGTGGGGAAGATGCTTTCTTTGTGAGCAGCTACAATGGGGGAGTTCTTGCTGTTGCTGATGGTGTCTCCGG TTGGGCTGAACAGGATGTAGATCCTTCATTGTTCCCGAAAGAATTGATGACCAATGCCTCAAATTTTGTGGGAGATGTGGAG GTGAACAACGATCCTCGGATTCTGATAGGAAAAGCACACGCTTATACCTCTTCGATAGGTTCTGCTACGGT AATGATTGCCATGCTGGAGAGGGACGGGATTCTGAAAATCGCGAATGTTGGGGATTGCGGATTAAGGGTTATTCGTGAAG GTAAAATCAAATTTTCCACATCTCCACAAGAACACTATTTCGATTGTCCATACCAACTTAGTTCAGAGATTGTTGGCCAAACGTATCAGGATGCGATG GTTTCCAATGTTGAGATGATGGAAGGAGACACCATAGTTATGGGCTCGGATGGACTTTTTGACAATGTTTTCGACCATGAAATTGTTTCGACAGTGGCCGGATACAGAGACGTTGCTGAGACTG CAAAGGTATTAGCTAATTTGGCAAACAATCATTCGTTGGATTCAAACTTCGATTCTCCCTACTCCATGGAGGCTAGATCAAAG GGTTTCGAGCCTCCTTTGTGGAAAAAGATTCTCGGAATGAAGCTTACAG GTGGAAAGCCAGATGATATCACTGTGATTGTTGGTCAGGTTGTAAGCTTATGA
- the LOC139189266 gene encoding NAC domain-containing protein 83-like: MEINHSLVPSFFRFKPTDQELIGRFLRYFLVETPRLLPPPPHHTFMHKCNLFGNHSEPSEIWEAFGGGGALQLSAADQPALYFFSELTKETPKGSNIARKMGRNGGKWDGKAVPAWVEGTDGTSTCIGLKRTFCYKNVCSEDHGAWLLDEYSLFAAPRKCKSHTSYDFDYVLCRLRKTSDNNKRKCPTSSSSEDDQVTALKKNDINKRKCPTSSSSEDQVTTSNKRTKKKSANEEIEGDNDQELPLPADSGIAADGAVEENVWDPSLLEKYLLETHEEEPLNPSFYSEWIAADGGVQEAYHPNAYENVLNQSYYSSSYPNNACLEDQFMPPVNIAQEIL, translated from the coding sequence ATGGAGATCAATCATTCCCTCGTACCGAGTTTTTTCCGCTTCAAACCCACCGATCAAGAACTCATCGGTCGCTTCCTCCGCTACTTTTTGGTGGAGACCCCGCGGCTACTGCCCCCGCCACCGCACCACACCTTCATGCACAAGTGCAACCTCTTCGGCAACCACTCAGAACCCTCTGAGATTTGGGAGGCctttggaggaggaggagcacTTCAACTTTCTGCTGCTGACCAACCGGCCTTGTATTTCTTCTCCGAACTGACGAAGGAAACCCCCAAGGGTTCGAACATCGCTCGGAAGATGGGAAGAAACGGAGGTAAATGGGACGGCAAGGCAGTCCCTGCATGGGTTGAGGGAACTGACGGAACTTCTACCTGCATTGGACTAAAAAGAACCTTCTGCTACAAGAATGTATGCTCAGAGGACCATGGCGCTTGGTTACTAGACGAATACAGTCTCTTTGCGGCTCCAAGGAAGTGCAAAAGCCATACAAGTTACGATTTTGATTATGTGCTTTGTCGGTTAAGGAAGACGTCCGACAATAACAAGAGAAAGTGCCCGACTTCATCATCATCAGAGGATGATCAAGTGACAGCTTTGAAGAAGAATGACATTAACAAGAGAAAGTGTCCGACTTCATCATCATCAGAGGATCAAGTGACCACTTCGAACAAgaggacgaagaagaagagCGCAAACGAAGAGATCGAAGGTGATAATGATCAAGAATTACCGCTCCCAGCAGATTCTGGAATTGCTGCAGATGGAGCTGTAGAAGAGAATGTTTGGGATCCAAGTTTATTAGAGAAATATTTGCTTGAAACTCATGAAGAGGAACCTTTGAATCCAAGTTTCTACAGCGAATGGATCGCTGCGGATGGAGGAGTACAAGAAGCTTATCATCCAAATGCCTACGAGAACGTGCTCAACCAATCATATTACAGCAGCAGCTACCCGAATAATGCTTGTTTGGAAGATCAGTTCATGCCACCCGTTAACATTGCACAAGAGATATTGTAA
- the LOC103447583 gene encoding NAC domain-containing protein 83-like, producing the protein MEINHSLVPTGFRFKPTDQELIGRFLRYFLVETPRLLPPPPHHTFMHKCNLFGNHSEPSEIWEAFGGGGGALQLAAADQPALYFFSELTKKNPKGSNIMRKMGRSGGNWDGKAVPAWVEGTDEGTDGASTCIGLKRTFSYKNVGSEDHGSWLLDEYSLFAAPRRRKSHTSYDFDYVLCRLRKTCPTSSSSEDDQVTDSTKNGINKRKRPTSPSSEDQVTTSNKRKKKQQENEEIESDDDQEAGSKQNMNLIDVVEEEEGQGNSCLTSNDPRLTITVAESNEIVDKAPTNGAVEEEVLSPTAFALKEFLLSEPEEVLMPTASEVAGDGRVEELYAELKEVLHPSMDDCWDRLQLQSLDGGNFWSSTFMDEHLNV; encoded by the coding sequence ATGGAGATCAATCATTCCCTTGTCCCGACCGGTTTCCGCTTCAAACCCACCGATCAAGAACTCATCGGTCGCTTCCTCCGCTACTTTTTGGTGGAGACGCCGCGGCTACTGCCCCCGCCACCGCACCACACCTTCATGCACAAGTGCAACCTCTTCGGCAACCACTCAGAACCCTCTGAGATTTGGGAGGCCTttggaggaggagggggagcaCTTCAACTTGCTGCTGCTGACCAACCCGCCTTGTACTTCTTCTCTGAGCTCACGAAGAAAAACCCCAAGGGTTCGAACATCATGCGAAAGATGGGAAGAAGCGGAGGTAACTGGGACGGCAAGGCGGTCCCCGCATGGGTTGAGGGGACTGATGAGGGGACTGACGGAGCTTCTACTTGTATTGGACTAAAAAGAACCTTCTCCTATAAGAATGTAGGCTCAGAGGACCATGGCTCGTGGTTACTAGATGAATACAGTCTCTTTGCGGCTCCAAGGAGGCGCAAGAGCCATACAAGTTACGATTTTGATTATGTGCTTTGCCGGTTGAGGAAGACGTGCCCGACTTCATCATCATCAGAGGATGATCAAGTGACCGATTCGACGAAGAACGGCATTAACAAGAGAAAGCGTCCGACTTCACCATCATCAGAGGATCAAGTGACCACTTCaaacaagaggaagaagaagcagcaaGAAAACGAAGAGATCGAAAGTGATGATGATCAAGAAGCGGGATCAAAGCAAAACATGAATCTGATCGATGTtgttgaggaggaagaaggacaAGGCAATTCTTGTCTAACTAGTAATGATCCGAGATTGACCATCACGGTTGCCGAATCAAACGAAATAGTAGATAAAGCGCCGACCAATGGAGCAGTAGAAGAGGAAGTGCTTTCCCCAACAGCTTTTGCCTTAAAGGAATTTTTACTTTCTGAACCCGAGGAAGTGCTTATGCCAACTGCTTCTGAGGTCGCTGGTGATGGAAGAGTTGAGGAATTATATGCTGAACTCAAAGAAGTGTTGCATCCAAGTATGGATGATTGCTGGGATCGTCTCCAACTGCAGTCATTAGACGGCGGCAACTTCTGGTCAAGCACTTTTATGGATGAGCACCTTAATGTTTAA
- the LOC103447288 gene encoding uncharacterized protein: MATDATAKFQNQDFHQVPKSQDYLPTPTVSPHDGLHFWQFMIAGSIAGMVEHMAMFPVDTVKTHMQALGSCPIKTVGLRQALRSILKSEGPAGLYRGIGAMALGAGPAHAVYFSVYEMSKKYFSGGNPNNPAAHAISGVFATVSSDAVFTPMDMVKQRLQLGTNLHSPYKGVWDCVRKVFKEDGFRAFYASYRTTVLMNAPYTAVHFATYEAAKRALNEISPEHADDERLIVHATAGAAAGGLAAVVTTPLDVVKTQLQCQGICGCDRFKSGSITDVIQTIVRKDGYKGLLRGWAPRTLFHAPAAAICWSTYEASKTFFQDLNGSRNSGTIT, from the exons ATGGCCACCGACGCCACCGCCAAGTTCCAGAACCAGGACTTTCACCAGGTTCCGAAGTCCCAGGATTACCTCCCAACCCCCACCGTGTCGCCCCACGACGGTCTCCACTTTTGGCAGTTCATGATCGCCGGTTCAATTGCTGGCATGGTCGAACACATGGCTATGTTCCCGGTCGACACCGTTAAAACCCATATGCAAGCTCTCGGGTCGTGCCCGATTAAGACCGTCGGACTCCGGCAGGCCCttcggtcaattttgaagtccGAGGGCCCTGCCGGGCTCTACCGCGGTATTGGAGCTATGGCACTCGGCGCGGGCCCGGCACATGCCGTCTACTTCTCGGTGTACGAGATGAGCAAGAAGTATTTCTCGGGCGGGAACCCGAACAACCCGGCTGCCCACGCGATTTCCGGCGTGTTCGCAACGGTGTCGAGTGACGCTGTTTTTACCCCGATGGATATGGTGAAGCAGAGGTTGCAGCTGGGGACTAATTTGCACAGCCCGTACAAGGGGGTGTGGGATTGTGTGCGGAAGGTGTTCAAGGAAGATGGGTTTAGGGCGTTTTACGCTTCCTACAGGACGACTGTGTTGATGAATGCCCCGTACACGGCGGTGCATTTCGCGACGTACGAGGCGGCAAAGAGGGCTTTGAATGAGATTTCGCCCGAGCATGCGGATGACGAGCGGTTGATTGTTCATGCCACTGCTGGTGCTGCAGCTGGGGGGTTGGCTGCGGTGGTCACTACGCCGCTTGATGTGGTGAAAACGCAATTACAGTGTCAG GGTATTTGCGGATGTGACAGATTTAAAAGTGGTTCGATTACTGATGTTATTCAAACAATTGTGAGAAAGGATGGGTACAAAGGTCTTCTTAGGGGATGGGCTCCAAGAACGCTTTTCCATGCCCCAGCTGCTGCCATCTGCTGGTCCACATATGAAGCCTCAAAAACCTTCTTCCAAGATCTCAATGGCAGTCGTAACAGCGGAACTATAACCTGA
- the LOC103447283 gene encoding uncharacterized protein: MRQKKKAGSEIPETPSAMAEEEEEGEGRFFACYLLNSRSPRYKGHTYIGFTVNPRRRIRQHNGEISQGAWRTKRKRPWEMVMCIYGFPTNVSALQFEWAWQNPTVSKAVRQAAASFKTLGGLVSKIKLAYTMLTLLPWNSLNLTVNFFSSQYTKHSAGCPRLPEQVKVKVCSMDDLPSSTKLSDDIFENEDDWCNERECDQDMCTSSSPQENTLLDVMVHNSAGDQHNDIGNKVGSYECYNEKECDEFLYDSTLEQEPLSDFIVHNSEDDQQDDTEMTIKEVYGDSQQVKEDCTEQFGFITSPVRMPSSNVATTSSDDSSVELRHPAREQLTITVADDDQSPGESYLRPCGAEVIDLTTPAPQCRSGSCGGKSRVVTTYPQIIDLTMSPNFIQL, encoded by the exons ATGAGGCAGAAGAAAAAGGCAGGATCAGAAATCCCTGAAACCCCATCGGCGatggcagaagaagaagaagaaggagaaggtcGATTCTTTGCTTGCTATCTGTTGAACTCTCGCAGCCCTCGCTACAAGGGCCACACTTATATTGG GTTCACAGTGAATCCGCGGCGGCGAATAAGGCAGCACAACGGAGAAATATCGCAAGGAGCCTGGAGAACGAAGCGAAAGCGGCCTTGGGAGATGGTCATGTGCATCTATGGTTTCCCAACAAACGTTTCTGCTCTCCAG TTTGAATGGGCCTGGCAGAATCCAACTGTATCAAAGGCAGTTAGGCAGGCTGCTGCAAGCTTTAAAACCCTTGGAGGACTTGTCAGCAAGATCAAGCTTGCATACACAATGCTCACTCTTCTGCCATGGAACAG CCTGAACCTCACTGTGAACTTCTTTTCGAGCCAGTACACCAAGCATTCTGCTGGCTGTCCACGCCTGCCGGAGCAGGTGAAGGTCAAAGTTTGCTCCATGGATGATCTTCCTTCCTCAACCAAACTATCTGATGAcatttttgaaaatgaagatgaTTGGTGCAATGAAAGGGAATGTGATCAAGATATGTGTACCAGTAGTTCGCCACAGGAAAACACATTATTGGACGTCATGGTTCATAATTCAGCAGGCGATCAGCATAATGATATCGGCAATAAAGTAGGAAGCTATGAGTGCTACAATGAAAAAGAATGTGATGAATTCTTGTATGACAGCACTCTAGAGCAAGAACCATTGTCAGATTTTATAGTTCATAATTCAGAAGATGATCAGCAGGATGATACAGAAATGACAATTAAAGAAGTATATGGAGACAGTCAGCAAGTAAAGGAAGATTGCACAGAGCAATTTGGTTTTATCACATCACCGGTGAGAATGCCATCTTCGAATGTGGCTACCACATCTTCCGATGACAGTAGTGTTGAACTGAGGCATCCTGCAAGGGAACAATTGACAATTACAGTGGCGGACGATGATCAGTCACCGGGTGAAAGCTATCTCAGGCCTTGTGGAGCCGAGGTAATAGACTTGACTACTCCAGCTCCTCAATGTAGAAGCGGTTCATGTGGTGGGAAGAGTAGAGTTGTCACCACTTATCCTCAGATTATTGACTTGACTATGTCTCCAAATTTCATCCAATTATAG
- the LOC114819593 gene encoding NAC domain-containing protein 41-like, with the protein MEINHSLVPSFFRFKPTDQELIGRFLRYFLVETPRLLPPPPHHTFMHKCNLFGNHSEPSEIWEAFGGGGALQLAAADQPALYFFSELTKTTPKGSNIVRKMGRNGGKWDGKAVPTWVEGTDGTSTCIGLKRTFCYKNEGSEDNGAWLLDEYSLFAAPRNRKSHTSYDFDYALCRLRKTSDINKRKCPTSSSSEDDQVTALKKNGINKRKCPTSSSSEDQVTTSNKRKKKMNANEEIESDDDQELPQPADSGIATVGAVEENDWDPSLLEKYLLETHEEEPVNPSFYNEWIAADGGVQEAYHPNAYENVLDQSFYGSSYLDTCFLEDQFVPPINMV; encoded by the coding sequence ATGGAGATCAATCATTCCCTTGTACCGAGTTTTTTCCGCTTCAAACCCACCGATCAGGAACTCATCGGTCGCTTCCTCCGCTACTTTTTGGTGGAGACGCCGCGGTTACTGCCCCCGCCACCGCACCACACCTTCATGCACAAGTGCAACCTCTTTGGCAACCACTCAGAACCCTCTGAGATTTGGGAGGCctttggaggaggaggagcacTTCAACTTGCTGCTGCTGATCAACCAGCCTTGTATTTCTTCTCTGAGCTCACGAAGACAACCCCCAAGGGTTCGAACATCGTTCGGAAGATGGGAAGAAACGGAGGTAAATGGGATGGCAAGGCAGTCCCCACATGGGTTGAGGGGACTGACGGGACATCTACCTGTATTGGACTAAAAAGAACCTTCTGCTACAAGAATGAAGGCTCTGAGGACAATGGTGCGTGGTTACTAGACGAATACAGTCTCTTTGCGGCCCCAAGGAATCGCAAGAGCCATACAAGTTACGATTTTGATTACGCGCTTTGTCGATTGAGGAAGACGTCTGACATTAACAAGAGAAAGTGCCCGACTTCATCATCATCAGAGGATGATCAAGTGACCGCTTTGAAGAAGAACGGCATTAACAAGAGAAAGTGTCCGACTTCATCATCATCAGAGGATCAAGTGACCACTTCGaacaagaggaagaagaagatgaacgcAAACGAAGAGATCGAAAGTGATGATGATCAAGAATTACCTCAGCCAGCAGATTCTGGAATTGCTACAGTTGGAGCTGTAGAAGAGAATGATTGGGATCCAAGTTTATTAGAGAAATATTTGCTTGAAACCCATGAAGAGGAACCTGTGAATCCAAGCTTCTACAACGAATGGATCGCTGCGGATGGAGGAGTACAAGAAGCTTATCATCCAAATGCCTACGAGAATGTGCTCGACCAATCATTTTACGGCAGCAGCTACTTGGATACTTGTTTTTTGGAAGATCAGTTCGTGCCACCTATTAACATGGTATAA